A genomic window from Pirellulales bacterium includes:
- a CDS encoding helix-turn-helix domain-containing protein — protein MPLSTCPAERTLAVIGGRWKILILWHLFQGTRRFNQLHRGLKGVSQKVLTQQLREMERDGVVHREVFAEVPPKVEYSLTPLGESLRPVVEAMCQWGMQGHESECSPDDCPLDGNPEFLAGHKNPQKETIP, from the coding sequence ATGCCCCTTTCCACTTGCCCTGCCGAGCGGACGCTTGCCGTGATCGGCGGCCGGTGGAAGATATTGATTCTGTGGCACTTGTTTCAGGGCACCAGACGTTTCAACCAGTTGCATCGCGGCTTGAAAGGCGTATCGCAGAAGGTGCTCACGCAGCAACTGCGCGAGATGGAGCGCGACGGGGTCGTGCACCGCGAGGTATTCGCCGAAGTGCCCCCAAAGGTGGAATATTCGCTCACACCGCTGGGCGAATCGCTTCGCCCCGTGGTCGAAGCGATGTGCCAATGGGGAATGCAAGGCCACGAATCGGAATGCAGTCCCGACGATTGCCCTCTCGACGGAAATCCCGAATTCCTCGCTGGCCACAAAAACCCGCAAAAGGAGACGATCCCATGA
- a CDS encoding trypsin-like peptidase domain-containing protein: MTSRFHSLSDPSGSSLPSERGEESGQLLPRLPGNPAASEAEALDAYSQVVIRAAETVGPAVVNIEVQHASHGGEHRGGEPSGRQGRRSGRPRMSGNGSGFVFTPDGFILTNDHVVHRAEKIEVIFADGRRMRADLVGSDPETDLAVVRVASNDLTPARFGDSKQLRPGQLVIAIGNPYGFQFTVTAGVVSALGRSLRARSGRLIDNVIQTDAALNPGNSGGPLVSSRGEVIGVNTAMLLPAQGLCFAIASSTAEFVTGKLIHDGRVRRGYLGLAGQDVPVPRHLIRFHNLLADSGILVVSVEEHSPAERAGIKEGDVLVEFDGEKLTGIDDLHRLLTEARVERPMSIALVRRAEKLILEVVPAESR, encoded by the coding sequence ATGACCAGCCGATTTCATTCATTGTCTGACCCATCCGGAAGCTCATTGCCGTCGGAACGCGGCGAGGAGAGCGGCCAATTATTGCCACGGTTGCCTGGCAACCCCGCAGCAAGCGAAGCCGAAGCGCTCGACGCGTATTCGCAAGTCGTGATCCGAGCCGCGGAAACGGTTGGTCCGGCGGTCGTGAATATCGAAGTCCAACACGCAAGCCACGGCGGCGAACATCGCGGCGGCGAACCCAGCGGCCGGCAAGGCCGCCGCTCCGGTCGACCGCGGATGTCAGGCAATGGTTCCGGCTTTGTGTTCACTCCCGATGGCTTCATCCTGACCAACGATCATGTCGTCCACCGCGCCGAGAAGATCGAAGTAATCTTCGCCGACGGCCGGCGCATGCGGGCCGATCTGGTCGGCAGCGACCCCGAGACCGATCTCGCCGTGGTGCGCGTCGCATCGAACGATCTCACTCCGGCTCGTTTCGGCGATTCGAAGCAATTGCGGCCGGGCCAATTGGTGATCGCCATTGGCAATCCGTACGGCTTTCAGTTCACAGTCACGGCCGGCGTGGTCAGCGCGCTCGGCCGATCGCTACGAGCACGCTCGGGCCGCTTGATCGACAACGTCATTCAAACCGACGCCGCCTTGAACCCGGGCAACTCGGGCGGGCCGCTTGTCTCCTCGCGCGGCGAAGTGATCGGTGTCAACACGGCCATGCTGCTGCCGGCGCAAGGACTCTGCTTCGCGATCGCTTCGAGCACGGCCGAGTTCGTCACCGGGAAGCTGATCCATGACGGCCGAGTTCGGCGCGGCTATCTCGGCTTGGCCGGGCAGGATGTGCCGGTGCCGCGGCATTTGATCCGCTTCCACAACCTGCTCGCCGACAGCGGGATTCTCGTTGTTTCGGTCGAAGAACACAGCCCGGCCGAGCGCGCCGGGATCAAGGAGGGAGATGTGCTGGTCGAATTCGACGGCGAAAAACTGACCGGCATCGACGATCTGCATCGCCTGCTGACCGAGGCCCGGGTCGAACGGCCGATGTCGATCGCGCTCGTGCGGCGAGCCGAGAAGCTGATTCTGGAAGTCGTGCCCGCGGAATCGCGCTGA
- the msrA gene encoding peptide-methionine (S)-S-oxide reductase MsrA, giving the protein MTARPSDDLSSTNNAAESNERASTAASSNLGDSAKSTDASANAARLQTATFGAGCFWGVEAEFRREPGVVDASVGYEGGTMVNPTYKDVCTDRTGHAEVVQVKFDSSRVSYERLLELFFEMHDPTTRNRQGPDFGSQYRSVIFYYTPEQQRAAEETKSRLDKSGRFARPIVTQIVPAAEFYRAEEYHQRYLEKRGEASCHVR; this is encoded by the coding sequence ATGACTGCCCGACCCTCGGACGATTTGTCCTCCACCAACAACGCGGCCGAGTCGAATGAAAGGGCGTCAACGGCAGCAAGCTCAAATCTCGGGGATTCAGCAAAATCCACGGATGCTTCGGCGAACGCGGCAAGACTGCAGACGGCCACATTCGGCGCCGGCTGTTTTTGGGGCGTCGAAGCGGAATTTCGCCGAGAGCCCGGAGTGGTCGACGCCTCCGTCGGCTACGAAGGCGGAACCATGGTCAACCCGACGTATAAGGATGTTTGCACCGATCGCACCGGGCATGCGGAAGTGGTGCAAGTGAAATTCGATTCGTCGCGGGTGTCCTACGAGCGATTGCTCGAATTGTTTTTTGAAATGCACGATCCGACAACGCGAAACCGGCAAGGACCCGACTTCGGGTCGCAATACCGCTCGGTGATCTTTTATTACACTCCCGAGCAGCAGCGCGCCGCGGAAGAAACAAAATCGCGGCTCGACAAAAGTGGCCGCTTTGCGCGGCCGATCGTCACGCAAATTGTTCCAGCAGCGGAATTCTATCGCGCGGAAGAATATCACCAGCGCTATCTCGAAAAACGCGGCGAGGCGAGTTGCCACGTGCGGTGA
- a CDS encoding carboxymuconolactone decarboxylase family protein, translating to MIQYDMANLKKIKKMAELAPAAMKAYQALGEAATADGAIPAKYKELIAVAVAMTTQCPYCIEYHSAKAKKIGATEQEIVEAVLVSAALRAGASVTHGTHAID from the coding sequence ATGATCCAATACGACATGGCCAATCTGAAGAAAATCAAGAAGATGGCCGAATTGGCCCCGGCCGCGATGAAGGCCTATCAGGCATTGGGCGAAGCGGCGACTGCCGACGGCGCGATTCCGGCCAAATACAAGGAATTGATCGCCGTGGCCGTAGCGATGACGACGCAATGTCCCTATTGCATCGAGTATCACAGCGCGAAGGCCAAAAAGATCGGCGCGACGGAGCAGGAAATCGTCGAGGCGGTGCTCGTTTCCGCGGCATTGCGAGCCGGTGCTTCGGTGACACACGGCACGCACGCGATCGACTAA